Part of the Prunus dulcis chromosome 8, ALMONDv2, whole genome shotgun sequence genome is shown below.
ATGCATCCCTTAGCTGCTTTGGTTGTTGTGACCTTATGCAGCAGGTTCCCAGTTGTGCCCTTCAGCATGTGTTCCATGAGACGAATATTGTTGCTGACTGTTTGGCTAATTGGAGTTACCAAGTGGATCTTGGGCTGTGCGTTCTTGAGCATGCCCCTAGTTGGTTAAGTGCTTATCTAGTTGACGATCTGCTAGGAGTTGTTCATTCTAGATTGGTCTGTTTAGACCAGTTTGTGTAgtctgtttgtttttgtttggggCTTTGGCCCCcttcttaataaaaaaaaaaagaaaaagaaatcaccacaaaggtttttaaaaaaattaaattaaaaagccTCAATGGACTACCCAACAGAAAAAAGCAAGGAGAGAGGAGGGGAGAAGGGCAATGACACTTCTTTCTCCTCCCCCTTTATGGAGTTTTTCTTGGGACTCATAGAAGAAGAGAGCGACTAGGCTTCTCAAGCGTAAAAAATACACCCTACTTACCACATAATCAAATGTAAACGCAcctatatttattattattatttgattgaattGTAAATGTATCGACTAGACTTTATGNNNNNNNNNNAAAGTATAAAGATTACCCTATTTTCTTACCGTGGATAGCTTGTTTAGTATGCCATCAATTTGGACAAAGTATGCCTCCAAAAGCATTTCAAGCTCCTGCACATCAAGCTGCTTGCTTGTATTAGTAGTAGTTGTACCAATTTGGGCGTCCCTGCAAAAAAgtaaagcaaaataaaaattgctgACCTATAATATTGATATCAAAGTAGAGATAGAGAGATTATTATTAGCTACGTGCATGCCTGTCGATTTCCATGTCTGCTTGAACAATTTCATCATCCATTTCATCGCACAGAATCGGCTCGTTCATGGATGAAGATGCAGAAGAATTAATTTCTAGGTCTCGCTCAACAGACTTTTCAGTCAAATACATCTCGGCcatatcttcatcatcatctagCAAATGTTCTAATTCATCCCTCACCTGCAGATCAACAAAATGCACCATCCATATAATTTAAATACCCAAAAAGAAGCACATAATCACGtgtataattaaagaaaaatcaaaaccctcAAAACCCAAGTGCCCAATTCACCTTCTGAACACGTCCGGTTATAGCAACCAAGCGACTCTTGATCTGGCGGACACGTTCCAGATTGAGAGTACTTATCTTTGAACTCAGCTTATCCAAAGCTGGATAAGCTTCTTCCTCCAATCTCTTCGCCTtcaaaataatatacaaaaacaaacaattactaattaatgaaacaataaaaacaaaaattttataaaatttggaGTAACTGGAGTTGATGTTTATACTTCATTTTCTAAGCAACTGCAAGCAGATTCAAGGCAAGCCTCCAATGCAACAAACTCAAAAGGAAGAACCTTTGATCCATACAATTGATTCTTCTCAACTCGACCCTGTTCATCAAACTGATCAGAAAACCCTTTTGGGGAATTCTCACGGCTCTCACCTCTCGACTGTGACTCTCCCAAATCATGCAGCCTGGTCCAGTTTGACTTCGacccatcttcttcattcCCCTCCTACACATTTTCACAAACATCACGCATGCAATTACTAAAAAGACTCTTATCCATCAAAATCTctcaagaaataaaagaaaagatcgCATTGTACCAACCAGAGCTGCTGTGGTTACTTGGTTATGGCGGATTAGCCTGCGCTGAAGCTCGTCAACGAAGGGACTGACAGAAGGGTCGGTGGACTTAACCAAGAGGACCTCATGGGCGGTGACGATGGCCTTGATGTGCTCCAGGTTGATCACAATCGCTCTCTCTCGACCCAGAACCGTCGACGGGTACATGAGAACGGGGTCAAGGATCCGGAGGTCCCTGGCGGGTAGACCTGTCCGGCGCATGATGACGTGTTTACCCGCTTCCATGACTTGGGTTTTCCCGCCGGAGTCCATTAGCAGCCAGGACCGGACGCCGGTCGTCCCCTTGGAGCTCTTCTTCCGCTGGCCCCCAGTGGGCAGGGGGCCCATTAACGGGGCGGAGTTTGACGGGTGGGGCAGTTGTTGAGGATGATGAGGAGAAGGAGGTCTCATGGTTTTGGCTTCCTTATGGAGTTGGTACGCAAAGATGTCACTGGTTCTTCATGAAAGAAGCGAACGAGACATAGATATAAGCACTAGCTTTACTCATTTTTAATTCTTTCTGTTTTTCGTTTTTCGGATAGGactgttttgttgttgttggagaTATCTGATACgacttttttattaaataaaaacaaaacaattctTAAATGATTGTTTGAACCTTCATCATCTAGGGAAGGTAAGCACCACCACCCATAATAGAACATCACCACTGTATAGATGAACTAACACTAATTGGATAAATGTaataaatatgtatttttatatAGGTAAGTGATTTTCGCAATCCTATTTTCtcagataaatttttatttatttattttttcttatcaaCGAAAGGAGGAGTCTGGGTTGCCAATACCATTGAAGGCATCATAGTTGAAATTTAATGGACCTCCACAATAGTACTGCTGGTTAGGCCTTCATGGCTCAATACAACACAGTAAACAAACCAGTTTGAATCCTTCGTTTTCCACAAGTGGGCTCAACCCATATAAGttcacttttttattttatgttttttggacatataataatttgaatttaaggtCACATTGGTTTAGTCCAGTTATACTGTTTGCAAGAGACTTGTAGGTTAAGAGATTAAATTCGATTATATCTGCACTCGAGATCTTATATTAGAATCCCCCATCACTCAAATATCGcttgtaaaaaaaagaaaaaagaaaaacataaacagaCTGCTTAGTAACAATCTACTATTAGGATACTAGATGATAGGATGAATTTTTATATCGTCTTCAATTAATGATACTTCAAGAACATTACACAAATATGAGTTCCAACTATTTTTAtcttaatctatatatataaagcaaaaggcagagaatggtgaaacattcaaaataccagaaaatgcccttggttaatgcaaacattaagaattcaaattattaattaaatgaggataatacagtaaattcacactttttcatatttaaaaaaaaagaaaaagaaaaagaaaaagcagataatggatcctatttttagggaacacaactacccattatcttttttaattctaaaataaatttaaatttttttaaaaaaaagcctcttgcagGCGCAGAAGCGCGTGCAGGGAGGCTAGTAACTAATTAAAGATATATGCAAACCACCTATCCATCATGGCAAGACATTCCAGAGGTTTGTATTCTGGAGCTGTGTGGCCACCTCCCTGTACacatcaaattaaattaacttATTTCCCCATTACTTATCTTAATTCTTATTTGAAAAGAATTAAGCAGGGATCTCCTGTTCTTGTTTTTACAGTCGCAAATGTCAACGTGTACGCTATCTTTGTATATGCTTCCGTTTCCGTTGTAcctatattttataaataaaaaaaacgaaaacagAGCACAAATTTAATTAGAAATTGCATTGAAATTATGAATTGTAAAATCGTGATCAAGTGAAATAGATATATAGTAGCAACGAACCCTGCAACTTGGGCATTGACCAACCATGGTCTCCAATTGTAGTCAACACTCAAATTTAGAGATCTTATCCATTCTTGAGTGCCCACATATGGAACAACCATGTCATGATCACCACtgtaaggaaaaaaaactttcaaattAACTACAAATTAACTAACTTTGaacttcttttattatttatagcCCCTTGGCACATGTTCACGCATGTgtcaattggttttattttttattttatttttagaattaagaaaaaataacatgGATAGTTATGGGTAAAAGTagaacttattattttattttatttttaatttaaaattttttaatatgaatttaccatattatcctcatttaattaataatttcaattcttaatgtttgaattaaccaggggcattttctggtattttgaatatttcactattctctgccttttactttatatatactagcctcCCTGCATGCGCTTCCGCGCctgcaagaggctttttttttaaaaaatttaaatttattttaaaaagataatgggtacaaatattttttctgtaaaaaatatttatatagatgtttgtttcaattttgtttatttttaatttttttgataatgatcgaaaaataaaaaaattatcctcatttaattattttcaattttaaccttgatttaatttttttttttggtattttaagACGATCATGCATCAGACTTTCACTTGATAgctaattaaaatatgaaactatTGAAACAAAcatctatataaatacaattggcttaaaaaatatttgtaaaaCTATGTAAGTATTGTAGCAGCGTGAgtgtttgattaaaaaaaagcctctcgcaCGCGCGAAAGCGCGTGCAGGGAGGCTAGTTATAAATAATTGCTCATGTATAAGATTTTagttattatataaaaattgcCGGCCATATGTTAATTAATAACATACCGTTGTGAATTTAGTTAACGTTTTTTTATTCGAACTCATTACTTGTATGTAATAATTGTCAATAGTACATTTTTTAATTCCATACAGCCTCTTGTGGCGTAAGATATTTACAGAAGACCttaaatttcttaaatttCAACAGTTTATCTTTAAATAGATTCGTAATTTATGCACTAACATTTTACACATCTCCTTACATAACGACAATgcattaatatttgatttttgttacAACAAATATATTGTTCACGTgcaaaaatatttcttcatggctatatatataaacctttcccaaaaaaaaaaaaaaaggctgtATATCTTTTTTAAACCTTTACTTAAAAATTGAAGTTAAGGCATTAACTCATACATTGAAAATGAACTTcttatatataaatcaaattAGGGTACATCGATGAATAGTACAAAAGATTGGTTATTAATAcaaatgattaattaattaaaaaatataatacatatattgCAAAGTTCAATCTTGAGCATGTCCAGGTTGTAGTCTTCATTGTTTTGGTTggtataataataatcaaatacAAAGGAGCAAGCAAAATGATTTTCTCTGTTTAATGTTTTCATTGTTCTTCTGTGAGCTGCTTGTTGCTTTATTAGGTAAAAAAGTATAATTAGCAAACGAAGAAAATAATGTAAAGGTAGGTGAATGTGGGCGTATTCCCATACCTAGCAATGGATAGATTTTTGGAAGAGAATCCTGCAACATGAGATTAGGAGCAACATCAAAATGGGGGTAA
Proteins encoded:
- the LOC117636898 gene encoding magnesium transporter MRS2-3-like; its protein translation is MRPPSPHHPQQLPHPSNSAPLMGPLPTGGQRKKSSKGTTGVRSWLLMDSGGKTQVMEAGKHVIMRRTGLPARDLRILDPVLMYPSTVLGRERAIVINLEHIKAIVTAHEVLLVKSTDPSVSPFVDELQRRLIRHNQVTTAALEGNEEDGSKSNWTRLHDLGESQSRGESRENSPKGFSDQFDEQGRVEKNQLYGSKVLPFEFVALEACLESACSCLENEAKRLEEEAYPALDKLSSKISTLNLERVRQIKSRLVAITGRVQKVRDELEHLLDDDEDMAEMYLTEKSVERDLEINSSASSSMNEPILCDEMDDEIVQADMEIDRDAQIGTTTTNTSKQLDVQELEMLLEAYFVQIDGILNKLSTVRK